TTGTGAAACCATATAATATTGACGTTGATACGTCGTCTCCTCAATCGTGGCACATAACATTCACGTAGCATCGTTAGGTAAGGATCCGTATTGATGGTGATGGTTcgaccgttttctcgaaaaagtAAAGGCCCTTAATTAGCTTTAACGGGCTACCTAAAAGCGCGTGTATACATAAACAAATCGCGAACCCTTGAAGCTTCAGTGAaacaataacacaataaattcgAGCGTACCACATGCAATGCTTCATAGGAGTATGGAAACTTCTCACAATGTCTACAGGAGTATATGGACAAAAACGGACagcatttaaaaaaaactatttttcgtACTTAATCAATGTTTTGATTTTTCCTCTTTAATTTTATAATGGCAACATCCAAGTACACACTAATATAATAGATTTTGAGTTTCGTTTAAAATGAGTGTGTaattgttatttcaaatcatccatacctataatattatttatcaattattattccaatataAAAGCTTTATCCTTATTATAATGTAGTGATTTTGTACTACAAAAAACCTTTTTACAAAAAACCTTCAATTTCCAACTGGTAAAAAAACTTTGTTCTCACTATTCTCCTCACCTGTGATTATAACTATCCAAATTTGCTATGGATGCATCTGTTTTGTCTAATGACGGTCAAGGATAGCAAAAAAGCACCCTCACTACTCACACCAAAAGCTGTTCACATGTACGATATACCCCTGATGATTCAAGTAGAACATTGTCATtacataatatcatagagaaaccaTAGCATAagtatatcccatggtataggggtgtttatgtcgtaacttttactgttatctcaagctgatagtccacgtagttctttcctgtgaagctttatgacgctggtagtctcccatattgtgccgttcatacactcttacccggtcaaacagtgaaaatctacaataatcgacagtaatcggcttgaaataacagtaaaagttgcgacataaacgccctttaccatggatatctacttacgctattgtttcacTATGATATATTGATTactcgatatttatttatttttctataaagtTGAGTTATTCAAATAACTCAAGGATTGCCTCAGTATTTTACTTACCAATGTTTACACATCAGTGTTGTTTGTCTAGTGTTgtttgtataaatgaatatacagttctctaaaattatttttctttctgtatttgatttcAGACAATACCTGCGTAGCAGGAAGGACACAGTGCGCTGTGTGGTGACAAATCTGACGGAGGAGGGGCCAGGTGACCTGGCTGAGGAGTTGGTGCGGGGAGGGGAGGCCAGTGACCCCGTCGACGAACAGGCTGCCGAAATGGAGGATTGGCAGAACTGGAAGCCCGATCCTGTCGACAGCGATCCCAGTACGTAATAGCATCGAAAAAACAATCAATAGGTTTTCTCTTTGTATACGAATTCTTTGGTGATAGTTTATATTTCGCACCCAGGGCGGAAAATGTGTGTTTGCCGGCTCGAGAATGCACCTTTTAGTTCGAGAGCCGGCAGAACATTTTTGCCCGCgctgcgaacgatatttttcgctaCGCAACAACgaacaaactaaaaacttgatgaATTGAAAGCTTAACGAATTGACAACTTGATAAGCTGATACGTGATGAactgagaacttgacaaactgaaaagttGATGAAATTTAAGCTTGACGAAATGAATACTTAACGAATTGcaaaacttgataatctgataCTCGACGAATTTAAAACTTTACAagctttattcaattttcaacttctCATTTTACATTTTAAACTTGATGAACTGGACAATCTAaaatcttgacaaactgaaaactttaaaaattgacaaactaaaacttgtcaaactgagaacttgacgaactgaatcttgaagaactggaaACTTGACATACTGTAGACTTGACGAGTTGAAAtgatcagctgttattaaaaGTCATTTTCTCTCCACCCTAGGCCCGAAAGTATTATTGTCAAGCTCCTGTTACTTTTAGAAAGTCCagtggatacagtatcatatattcaattctaaaatatCTAATTAACACTAGCATATTGCCATTCaacatcaataaaattaaccTCTCCTTAACACATTCTTACTAATGTCTAACAAGTATGCAACGGTATAACTGACTGTGGATCAGCCTGCATCGAAAATTAAATACCGTGAGACCTGACGAACTGAACGGCTCAACTTCTCATTTGTTTTTCAGTATCTCTAGAAACGATCAAAATAGGTCACTTACTTAATGAACTGACATCTTGACGAACTGAGAGACCCTCCCTCTTCCAATTGAGAGGTATTTTTGATGCAAGTGATTTCTTGATGCAATGTTAGTAATTGTATGCAATGTATGTTGGTAATTCTCCCACCTCATTCCAttgatttaattaataaaaCGCTATCTGTGATTTATTGATCCTATGATAGTAATTGTATGCAATCTATACTAGTAACTGTCCCACGTCATTCCATtggttttattatttattgtatttttttgtgtgtttttacaGTGAAAACGCCGAAAAGTGGGCGAACCTCTGATATTATTTCGATGCTGGTGAACGTGTATGGAAGCAAGGAGCTGTTGTCAATGATACCGTACTCTTCTGGCCGATCGGCTTCTCTCTCAGCTCTTCTACAACACTGAAAGGAAATACGCTATCTGGAGCTACTCAACTCAGGTGAGATAATCAAAGTGACTCATGCATAGAGTACAAACATGAATGGCGAGGTAGTTCTAGTATTTCAGTACTTTAGAAGtagagggttaagtgtaagagagggccgactgcgccctaacttcgccctcctaggtcaaaataaaggcagtcattctaatCTATTCTAGCTTTGATGAGCTTACACTATTTTAGTGGTATAACTTTTTTCGACTACAGTATAGTTTCACTAGAGGATAGAAGCATcttcagtgaggtccacgttataatggcagtgttggattaccaatggtattgctatccttgtctataattcaacaaagcctatagtgctatctctctctcgctttcctcagttgccagatcgtcttaacaatgtagaattaataattaattaacaaaatatttcatcttaattatgaaattattgaaaatataattttttgcttaataaaatattattggttattttaaacgagaataaacagttgatattacatttttgtcttttttagtttattttttttctctttcttaatTTGCTCTGTGTTAACTGTAACATTTCCTTTTTTCTGCCCAAACAGTTTTTGTAGCCTTGGGattattttccataataatgatttttttgtaATGATCTTTAGGGTATGGTTGTAGTTTTTTAGTAATCTTGTAATTATTTCCATAACTATGGTAAATTTATGCTCTGTATATactgtaaaaaatggaaaataaattgaattgatttgaatttaataaacgtgtatcagctaccgtttatagaaggcaaaGACCGAAGTTCGGCaaagtttttctcctatctttctccactgccattataacgtggacctcacttatctatagtgagattcacgttataaagtcagcacctgattaacattggtttactatccttgtctgtcattagataaagcagatagctctatccttctccAACTCGGCACGTTGCCAAATCGGTTGTATGCCatgaagaaatatgatgaactaccagaatatttaaccaatctcaattatgaaaattaatcaattcacTTATTTAATCTAGGGATTCAACCCGGTAccatttgtttttaaaataggCAACCATTCCACTCTTATCTATCGGCTATCAACAGTGTAGAAAAATCATGAATTGGAACACATTTTGAATCTGAGtttttccaatttaattttTGCTCTGATGGGCAGAAAACGAGTAGCATTGGTTCTTAAGGAGGTTCGTAAGGTTCTTACACATTTTCAGGTCGAAAAtatgtaaatttatttatttattcattcatttacattcaacaatgcacaaatcaaataaatacatgattagaaaaagaCCAAAAGGCCTAtacagatagatagatagataatttaGCAGCCACTGACCTCCTCTCAAATGGGGATATGGACTTGtcaatcatttaaattatttaaactaaCCTAATCTTACTAATTAATTACTAAGTAATTAATAAACTAGCTGTCAATCATTTAAACTAGCCCAAATctgttccctttccgaattttgatagtaataagccaatgtctaaaaggtaggttatgttgcttcactttgaatcaaattccgaatgataaacatgaataaataaatgatgaatgaataaacattctCATATGAATCAATCGTActcttttttaaataaatacctaataataataatgaatgaatcaacACTCCCATATGAACCAATCGTACTCTTTGTTGTCCAGTAAATCAGAGATTCATTGGAAAGCAGGGTTTAGTGATTGTATTGAGTAGATTCTCAACTTTCAAATACctctaatttcaaatttcaaaatttttttttttaggttTGGTGACTCACAACTGTATTACTGTGAGGTTCAAGTAATGAGTGATTGGCTCCAATTATGATATGATAGCtccaatttcaaaaattattgatctTTTCTAGGTTTGTTGACTCGCAACTGCATTACTGTGAGGTGATGTTGAAAGATGTGTACGACTCTAGGCGTATCAACGCACATCTGCATAGTGACCCGAATTTTGATCACACTAAACAGGTACGTTGAAAAAAgatcattttcaaaatagagaatttaaaaaatcttgataaatcaGTTGTATcagttcaatatttttccaagtaatcatattttttgtatttaattcattcaatgcATACGTCGATAACGTGAGGTCGTCTTTCTGAATGGCCTCAGTCTGTTCCATCAACCGTCAATATGGATTAAACTATGAGACCAACCCAGAAATAGctcataatattgaataatgttttcGGACTTGAAACCCTTCTTGAGATCGGCCTCAGTGTGGCTAAGATAGAACTGAAGGCCGATCTCTACGATGAGCCTTTAAAATCCTAGTGAGAAATACCTTTAGAAACCAGTTTCTATGTTGCAATTTGTTGTACTGAATCAAacatctcgaaaacggttcaaTCAAATCGAatcagttcaatattttttctgtaCCAAGTAAtcattttttttgtattcaattcattcaaggCATAAGTAGATAACGGCCTCAGTCTGTTCCGTCAGCCGTCAATATGGACTAAACCATGAACCAACCCAGAAATAAATGTTTATGAACCAACCCAGAAATATGTTTATAAACCAATAAAATGTTCATGAACCAACCCAGAAATAATGTTTATAAACCAATAAAATGTTCATGAACCAACCCAGAAAAATTTTTGCAGCCCTGAAACCGTTCTTGAGATTCGCTTCAGTGTGACTAAAGGATAGAACTGAAAACCGATCGTACGAATAGCCTTAGAAATCCTATTAAGAAATCCTTTAGAAACCAGTGGAAGTTGTATCTGAAGTGATTTTCAATATATAGACTTTTAATAAAACTAATACCTTTGATTAGTTTGTAGAGTGTGAAttttgatgttgtggaacttttcaatagttgaagagacttgagaaaAAGTCAAAAAAATAGTGAAGATTATCAAGTGGTTATTATTAGATTGTCTACATATTTTAAgactgtaaaataatatttttaaataaagtggatttttagACATTTCTCAAGtaatagtttcaattaaaaCTAATATGTTCAAATGTTGTACTGAATCAAACATCTGGAAAACGAATAAACCATTTAGGAATAGTTACGAACGGTTGATATTAGCTGTCATTCTTGCCTACAGAACATGCTATTCGATCTTCGATTTGcttggaaatttttcatctaatcAGTTTCCTCTCTTTTTCAGCCTTATACTACGAACGCGCTCATTCTATCAGCTCAGTTCTGGCCGTCTTTCAAAGAATTGAACTCTTTAGAATTGCCAGACTTGGTAAAAGAGCGGTTAGCTGTTTACACAAAAGCGTTTGAGACGTTGAAGGTAgaatgcatttttcaatagtaatattagaatttattttCCCTTCcagttttcaaattaataattctcCAGTTAAAATacttattacaatattaatcaaatattatCTTAAATTTGAGAATTCTATACCTATACTACTCTTACTTTCGCTTTACTACTCTGATAAAGCAACGCAAACACTATCTTGGTGTTTTCTATCAAGGCATTTGAGATTCTAAGATTcgcacatatcagtatcagagtcCTAGTCCGGTTGAGCTCTAATATTCTTACCATGACATTTTATGGGGCTATTCATACCCGCTTGGTTGGGCTTAGTAGGAATAGCCCAATTGGAACTtacggaaaaaaatatttgCACTGAATCGCATGTGgacactgatatgtgggaaGTCAGCTGAACTCTACTcctaaagcctggttttcactagtagagttagttagtggtcgagtaactgacATTCTAACTCTagcgagctaactctactctacttacttggtcgagtaactgttttaactacaattgagaatagtaggtaaagtgtgttgtctagtgaacagtaAATTAGCACTTAAACACTGATTAACACTTTaagatatttattcaataaattatctatgcctattaacaaattattcaatgcataagacttctttgttttattgtattgaATGTTATAGTATCCAAATCtgtattgtaattgtgttgatgaataaactttgatttgactttttattaaataacaatatttctaaacttgatagcctacggcacgactctaATAGCTCGaggactgttttcattagcttagtagtggtagagtagagtgagaagcggtggtgggggaaggcaagtggtagagtactatcccacggtgctatcccactctactctactaaaactAGTTCTCTACCAtgactctaccatgaacgttttcatcgGAGAGTTTGCAAGATAGTTactacttgcccagggaactctactactaactctactaatgaaaaccaggcttaaagGAGGAAAGTAGTATCTTCATATTCTATTCCAGGGTTAAAGGAGGAAAGTAGTATCTTCATATTCTATTCCAGGGAGTGAAATACGACTGTAGATTGTTGTTTGAGGAGAAAGTATCCTCATATATTAATGAAGGATATAGTATTTGACATTATGCTGATTTTAGATGCTAGTGTTAGTAAATCCTTGATCTGTTTAATCATTGGTAATAACTTTTATCTTCAACATGTATCATCTATTTCCAAACGAACTAAGTTTTATTCCTGCAAAACTACTATTTTCATCTATTATGCACGCAGGGTAACCGAACGTTGAATTGGAAACCTCACCTGGGTTCAGTGAACCTGGATATCGAGCTGAAAGACAGGACAATCAATTTGACCGTTTCTCCGGTTCATGCTGCCATTATCTGGCATTTCCAGACAAAGAGTAAGTATTCACTTTTCCTTTATAGGGCTactacaattattatagaaatgaattgaaaatcatCAATGATGATTTGCTCTAGAAAATGGCTCTGAAgagtcgaaacatgttgtgaatcaatataatttaaaaagggtacttgatgatttctattaaatttcaaagagtaattaatgaattgtatacaatttattgtacttattcatttattacattccacaatcacaatattaaatattcaaattaattattggagagaatcaacaggataaacccaaaacagtttctctccctaattttgattaaATAGTCCAAAATGAAGTTATGCAATATTTCAAGAGTAAAGTGTATTGCATTGTATCACTTGTGAAGAATCTGAGTAAATTTCAACTATTTCcatttaatgaattatttattgccATAAGTATACACATTTTCATATACTAAATTTCTATAAGAAGTAAAATCATGAACCGTGCAATAAAtgcttttataaatattatactgATGCATTCTGTTATTCTTTCATTTCAATTCTAAGATTAATACTCTACAACTCTCACTATACTTGATCGTAAAATGTattgtttataatttatttgtagttttttttataaaacatgattgaatttttttcttcGCAAGTTTTTGCAACTTGGAATCGCTTCTCGCATCCCTTTCGCCATCCCTCCTTATCTCTCCAGTCATCCTCTCGCAAACCTCTGCATTCCATATCTTTTCGAGCATTGGTCATCCATATTTTCCTTGGTCTACCTCGCTTTTGATGCTGGTTTGGAGTCCATTCAAAGACTCTGCATGGTATTCTCTGAGTAGGTAACCATACCATTCTACCTGGTTCTTagcaatatattttcttttaatatcTATGACTGACTCTATAGAAATCAATTGAAAACCAAAGCAGTCATATTAAAATACTTAATGATTAACTCTATATTCTATTTGTTTTCCATCAATTTCAGATCAATGGACCATAGAAGAATGAGTCAAGTTCTAATGGTACCTGCCACTGCTCTTAGGAGGAGAATCGCATTCTGGCAGTCCAGGTAAACTCGCTCAAACATCATCATagatgaaattaaattataaatatttatcatgGTTGTTTCATGTCAATGTAAACATATAATTGCAatctatctcttcttcttcttctagaatACAGCTCGATGTGAGCTTCAGCCTCTCGCACTAGAGCCCTCCATACATCACGGTCACATGCCTTTCGTCTCCATGCCACAACTCCCATTCTCCGGAGATCATCCTTCACTTCATCACTCCATCGATTGCGTGGCCTCCTTTGTCGTCTTCTACCCTCCATCCGGGCCTTATAAATTGTTTTTGGCATTCGATGGTCCGCCATTCTCTCTACATGACCAACCCAGCGCAATCTTGTAATTTGATGAATCGTACC
This region of Nilaparvata lugens isolate BPH unplaced genomic scaffold, ASM1435652v1 scaffold5919, whole genome shotgun sequence genomic DNA includes:
- the LOC120356134 gene encoding anaphase-promoting complex subunit 2-like; this encodes QYLRSRKDTVRCVVTNLTEEGPGDLAEELVRGGEASDPVDEQAAEMEDWQNWKPDPVDSDPMKTPKSGRTSDIISMLVNVYGSKELLSMIPFVDSQLHYCEVMLKDVYDSRRINAHLHSDPNFDHTKQPYTTNALILSAQFWPSFKELNSLELPDLVKERLAVYTKAFETLKDCCVRSRQTASYGRGEWSQVQMASVPEMVCEDEETESVMASAHDQREEELQVFWSYIVGMLTNLDSMPLERIHQMLKMFASQGPSSVECSLQELRLFLDRKVREHKLLFSGGFYRLPKS